Proteins encoded together in one Falco biarmicus isolate bFalBia1 chromosome 4, bFalBia1.pri, whole genome shotgun sequence window:
- the PALM gene encoding LOW QUALITY PROTEIN: paralemmin-1 (The sequence of the model RefSeq protein was modified relative to this genomic sequence to represent the inferred CDS: deleted 3 bases in 3 codons) yields the protein MPPPAGAPERRDAGGRRPRSAAPRPARPRRSRRRRPPGRLENGVTLPLSSLQEKRKRQTEIENKRRQLEDDRRQLQHLKSKALRERWLLEGAPSSASEEDEAMKKQMQEDEVKTRELEETIQRLEKELETLENGSSAASTRENLAEVAAPAKEEKAEPIPNTQKSPLGTVKAEKVSSSPMKAVEGTDMMKAAMYSVEITVEKDRVTGETKVLSSTTLLPRTTVCRGLNVYEDELKVVHAVSAEDGALQNGAHPLSSSEVDELLHKADEATLSEATGREARHKVGEGAGSSPASQKPTPRREITGLQAKPRESTVVLPPGEGTEPSREQPVTMIFMGYQNVEDEDETKKVLGLEGTIKAELVVIEDAESKPEPAHKDHAPPNGTALEPAAAQPPGEESPAGQKPGTNATDAKEAEQETDVEEAALQVLHGDVSPAGPTPPPQQAAPAEPPPPRPPLARSTAPARRAPSPTGHGPSFCRTGETQHGACEAAAGSSEPRPWHCSPHLPNARPAPHPTSAACDIY from the exons CTCTGCCGCTCTCGTCCCTCCAGGAGAAGCGGAAACGTCAGACAGAGATCGAGAACAAAAGGCGGCAGCTCGAGGAT GACAGgcggcagctgcagcacctcaaG TCCAAGGCTCTGCGGGAGAGATGGCTGCTGGAGGGGGCCCCCAGC TCAGCCTCCGAGGAGGACGAGGCCATGAAGAAGCAGATGCAGGAGGACGAGGTGAAGAccagggagctggaggaaaCCATCCAGAG gctggagaaggagctggagacGCTGGAGAACGGCAGCTCGGCAGCTTCCACCAGGGAGAACCTGGCAGAGGTGGCAGCGCCGGccaaggaggagaaggcagagccCATCCCCAACACACAGAAG agtcCCCTGGGCACGGTCAAGG CCGAGAAGGTCTCCAGCAGCCCCATGAAGGCGGTGGAAGGCACTGACATGATGAAGGCAG CCATGTACTCGGTGGAGATCACGGTGGAGAAGGACAGAGTGACTGGGGAGACCAAGGTCCTGTCCAGCaccaccctgctc cccagaACCACTGTCTGCAGGGGGTTAAATGTGTACGAGGATGAGCTGAAAG TGGTGCACGCGGTGAGCGCCGAGGATGGGGCCCTGCAGAACGGGGCGCACCCCCTCAGCTCCTCCGAGGTCGACGAGCTCCTGCACAAGGCAGATGAGGCCACCCTGAGCGAAGCCACTGGGCGCGAAGCCCGGCACAAGGTGGGCGAGGGGGCCGGCAGCAGCCCGGCCAGCCAGAAGCCAACGCCGCGGCGGGAGATCACGGGGCTGCAAGCCAAACCACGGGAGAGCACGGTGGTACTGCCGCCGGGAGAGGGGACGGAGCCCAGCCGTGAGCAGCCCGTCACCATGATCTTCATGGGCTACCAGAATGTGGAGGATGAGGACGAGACCAAGaaggtgctggggctggagggcacCATCAAGGCCGAGCTGGTGGTGATCGAGGACGCCGAGAGCAAGCCGGAGCCGGCGCACAAGGACCACGCGCCGCCCAATGGCACCGCGCTGGAGCCCGCGGCCGCCCAGCCGCCCGGTGAGGAGAGCCCGGCTGGGCAGAAGCCGGGTACCAACGCCACAGACGCCAAGGAGGCCGAGCAGGAGACGGACGTGGAAGAAGCAGCGCTGCAAGTGCTGCACGGTGATGTGAGCCCCGCCGGCCCCAcgccaccaccacagcaggctgcccccgccgagccccctccgccccggcccccgctaGCCAGGTCCACCGCCCCGGCACGCCGGGCTCCCTCCCCCACCGGACACGGACCCTCTTTCTGCAGAACCGGGGAGACCCAACACGGCGCCTGCGAAGCCGCAGCGGGCAGCAGCGAACCGCGGCCGTGGCATTGCTCACCCCACCTGCCCAacgcccgccccgcgccgcacCCCACCAGCGCTGCCTGTGATATTTATTAG